The proteins below are encoded in one region of Triticum aestivum cultivar Chinese Spring chromosome 1B, IWGSC CS RefSeq v2.1, whole genome shotgun sequence:
- the LOC123147852 gene encoding uncharacterized protein isoform X2, which yields MAPRKMDSVVPPLSEFPSPTAARTRMAVPAYEIMFGKLQLRSLFDDYFHQPGSVNAGIILKTPEDPTVQLSAAMSPAGGEAMFRWQRDLDNPNTYVDLLASTAKPMLQVKSCAYYPKYGIGAFGTFPLLMANRGQGKEDYGVMCVRYGSKNLSVGASFLPFAVSGEVPYGAWLVTRKGRLSAGVQYKPLGPAGESENTAPFNDLKNWNCAISYGTGSTSLLSPSYIFALELLRRTQLVASFYRRHVIDTKEIKKGVPFFGTKGYVDFGLELNRSLEKDKPAENKADDSLFQVAASWQPNSSLLVKGKVGSSKSSAALVCNSWWKPFLTFSATVENDHQQGTRSYGVGFRVEDI from the exons ATGGCGCCAAGGAAGATGGACTCTGTGGTGCCGCCGCTCTCCGAGTTCCCCAGCCCCACCGCCGCCCGCACCAG GATGGCCGTGCCGGCGTACGAGATCATGTTCGGCAAGCTCCAGCTTCGCAGCCTGTTCGACGACTACTTCCATCAGCCAGGCAGCGTCAACGCCGGCATCATATTGAAGACGCCGGAGGATCCTACTGTTCAACTCAGCGCCGCC ATGTCTCCAGCTGGTGGGGAGGCCATGTTTCGGTGGCAGAG GGATCTGGATAATCCCAACACATATGTGGACCTGCTCGCGTCAACCGCAAAACC TATGTTGCAGGTGAAATCATGTGCTTACTATCCAAAGTATGGCATTGGCGCTTTCGGAACATTCCCTTTGCTTATGGCAAACAG GGGGCAGGGTAAAGAAGATTACGGTGTCATGTGTGTAAGATATGGTTCAAAGAATCTGTCGGTTGGAGCGTCCTTCCTGCCATTTGCTG TATCTGGTGAGGTACCCTATGGTGCATGGCTGGTTACGAGGAAAGGAAGATTAAGTGCAGGGGTACAGTACAAGCCACTTG GTCCAGCAGGTGAAAGCGAGAACACTGCACCTTTCAATGACTTGAAAAACTGGAATTGCGCAATCAGTTATGGCACAGGGTCAACTAGCCTACTCAGCCCTTCATACATTTTTGCTCTAGAGCTTCTTCGAAGAACACAG CTGGTTGCATCATTCTATAGGCGCCATGTTATCGACACAAAG GAAATAAAAAAAGGTGTTCCCTTTTTTGGAACCAAAGGCTACGTTGATTTTGGGCTTGAGTTGAACAGAAG CTTGGAGAAAGACAAGCCAGCAGAAAACAAGGCGGACGATTCCTTGTTTCAGGTAGCTGCCAGTTGGCAGCCTAATTCAAGTTTATTAGTAAAG GGGAAGGTGGGTTCCTCCAAGTCGTCTGCTGCTTTGGTGTGCAATTCTTGGTGGAAACCCTTCTTAACATTTAGCGCCACAG TCGAAAATGATCACCAGCAAGGCACTAGATCATACGGAGTTGGATTCCGTGTCGAGGATATATGA
- the LOC123147843 gene encoding uncharacterized protein, with protein MAHMRVVHRDEEGHKVAEKVPVPETRRPDTARHVERKLEEQGLHRLERHPANAPRGVGIGAPPPKSGRGGKYTWEGPEGLVDSELDPAPAAIDRNDPNYEEEEEGGAQDEAVVGEVEVAKVAQARAGVARVEVAPPLLQEHDHQK; from the coding sequence ATGGCGCACATGCGCGTGGTGCACCGGGACGAGGAGGGCCACAAGGTGGCGGAGAAGGTGCCGGTGCCGGAGACGAGGCGCCCGGACACGGCCAGGCACGTGGAGCGCAAGCTGGAGGAGCAGGGGCTGCACCGGCTCGAGCGCCACCCGGCCAACGCGCCCCGGGGCGTCGGCATCGGCGCGCCCCCGCCCAAGTCCGGCCGCGGCGGCAAGTACACCTGGGAGGGCCCCGAGGGGCTCGTCGACAGCGAGCTcgaccccgcgcccgccgccaTCGACCGCAACGACCCCAactacgaggaggaggaggaaggtggggCGCAGGACGAGGCGGTTGTCGGGGAGGTGGAGGTCGCCAAGGTGGCCCAGGCCCGGGCGGGCGTCGCCAGGGTCGAGGTCGCGCCGCCGCTCCTCCAGGAGCACGACCACCAGAAGTAG
- the LOC123147852 gene encoding uncharacterized protein isoform X1, whose translation MAPRKMDSVVPPLSEFPSPTAARTRMAVPAYEIMFGKLQLRSLFDDYFHQPGSVNAGIILKTPEDPTVQLSAAMSPAGGEAMFRWQRDLDNPNTYVDLLASTAKPMLQVKSCAYYPKYGIGAFGTFPLLMANRGQGKEDYGVMCVRYGSKNLSVGASFLPFAVSGEVPYGAWLVTRKGRLSAGVQYKPLAGPAGESENTAPFNDLKNWNCAISYGTGSTSLLSPSYIFALELLRRTQLVASFYRRHVIDTKEIKKGVPFFGTKGYVDFGLELNRSLEKDKPAENKADDSLFQVAASWQPNSSLLVKGKVGSSKSSAALVCNSWWKPFLTFSATVENDHQQGTRSYGVGFRVEDI comes from the exons ATGGCGCCAAGGAAGATGGACTCTGTGGTGCCGCCGCTCTCCGAGTTCCCCAGCCCCACCGCCGCCCGCACCAG GATGGCCGTGCCGGCGTACGAGATCATGTTCGGCAAGCTCCAGCTTCGCAGCCTGTTCGACGACTACTTCCATCAGCCAGGCAGCGTCAACGCCGGCATCATATTGAAGACGCCGGAGGATCCTACTGTTCAACTCAGCGCCGCC ATGTCTCCAGCTGGTGGGGAGGCCATGTTTCGGTGGCAGAG GGATCTGGATAATCCCAACACATATGTGGACCTGCTCGCGTCAACCGCAAAACC TATGTTGCAGGTGAAATCATGTGCTTACTATCCAAAGTATGGCATTGGCGCTTTCGGAACATTCCCTTTGCTTATGGCAAACAG GGGGCAGGGTAAAGAAGATTACGGTGTCATGTGTGTAAGATATGGTTCAAAGAATCTGTCGGTTGGAGCGTCCTTCCTGCCATTTGCTG TATCTGGTGAGGTACCCTATGGTGCATGGCTGGTTACGAGGAAAGGAAGATTAAGTGCAGGGGTACAGTACAAGCCACTTG CAGGTCCAGCAGGTGAAAGCGAGAACACTGCACCTTTCAATGACTTGAAAAACTGGAATTGCGCAATCAGTTATGGCACAGGGTCAACTAGCCTACTCAGCCCTTCATACATTTTTGCTCTAGAGCTTCTTCGAAGAACACAG CTGGTTGCATCATTCTATAGGCGCCATGTTATCGACACAAAG GAAATAAAAAAAGGTGTTCCCTTTTTTGGAACCAAAGGCTACGTTGATTTTGGGCTTGAGTTGAACAGAAG CTTGGAGAAAGACAAGCCAGCAGAAAACAAGGCGGACGATTCCTTGTTTCAGGTAGCTGCCAGTTGGCAGCCTAATTCAAGTTTATTAGTAAAG GGGAAGGTGGGTTCCTCCAAGTCGTCTGCTGCTTTGGTGTGCAATTCTTGGTGGAAACCCTTCTTAACATTTAGCGCCACAG TCGAAAATGATCACCAGCAAGGCACTAGATCATACGGAGTTGGATTCCGTGTCGAGGATATATGA
- the LOC123147824 gene encoding transcription elongation factor 1 homolog, with product MGKRKAAAKPPPRKRMDKLDTVFSCPFCNHGSSVECRIDLKNLIGEANCQICQESFSTTANALTEAIDVYSEWIDECERVNTVEDDDGA from the exons ATGGGGAAGAGGAAGGCGGCCGCTAAGCCACCCCCTAGGAAGCGGATGGACAAGCTCGATACCGTCTTCTCCTGCCCATTCTGCAACCATGGGAGCAGCGTCGAATGCCGGAT TGATCTGAAGAATCTGATTGGTGAGGCTAACTGTCAAATCTGCCAGGAAAGCTTCAGCACCACTGCAAATG CGCTGACTGAAGCTATTGATGT ATACAGCGAATGGATCGATGAGTGCGAGCGCGTCAACACTGTTGAAGATGACGATGGTGCATGA